A single region of the Mycobacterium avium subsp. avium genome encodes:
- a CDS encoding SDR family oxidoreductase — protein MTIVDRLRYDGKRALVVGGATGMGAAAAKSAAELGAEVIVLDYAPVTYDVAKSIQVDLRDPASIDAALEQLDGPVHAVFSAAGIAEGTTDLMAINFLGHRYLIERLLERNQLPSGSAICFISSVAGMGWENDLDLLNEFLATPDFATAQEWVKAHEPEGIIHYGFSKKVVNAYVATQGYPLLKKGIRINAICPGPTDTPLAQANADLWLTFAQDYRDETGSKVHTPEQMGDVMAFLNSAAAFGINGITLLVDYGHTMASLTGAYPPGKPIIDIIMGRVKL, from the coding sequence ATGACGATTGTCGATCGGCTGCGCTACGACGGCAAGCGCGCGCTGGTGGTCGGTGGCGCGACCGGCATGGGCGCCGCGGCGGCCAAATCCGCGGCCGAGCTGGGCGCCGAGGTCATCGTGCTGGACTACGCCCCGGTGACCTACGACGTCGCCAAGTCCATCCAGGTCGACCTGCGCGATCCCGCGTCCATCGACGCCGCGCTCGAGCAGCTCGACGGCCCGGTGCACGCGGTGTTCTCGGCCGCCGGCATCGCCGAGGGCACCACCGACCTGATGGCGATCAACTTCCTCGGACACCGCTACCTGATCGAGCGGCTGCTGGAACGCAACCAGCTGCCGTCGGGCTCGGCGATCTGCTTCATCTCCTCGGTCGCGGGCATGGGGTGGGAGAACGACCTGGACCTGCTGAACGAGTTCCTGGCCACCCCGGACTTCGCGACGGCGCAGGAATGGGTCAAGGCACACGAGCCGGAAGGCATCATCCACTACGGCTTCTCCAAGAAGGTCGTCAACGCCTACGTGGCAACCCAGGGCTATCCGCTGCTGAAGAAGGGCATCCGGATCAACGCGATCTGCCCCGGTCCCACCGACACCCCGCTGGCCCAGGCCAACGCCGACCTGTGGCTCACCTTCGCCCAGGACTACCGCGACGAGACCGGGTCCAAGGTGCACACGCCCGAACAGATGGGCGACGTGATGGCGTTCCTCAACAGCGCCGCCGCCTTCGGCATCAACGGGATCACGCTGCTGGTCGACTACGGCCACACCATGGCGTCGCTGACCGGCGCCTACCCGCCGGGCAAGCCGATCATCGACATCATCATGGGCCGCGTGAAGCTCTGA
- the metE gene encoding 5-methyltetrahydropteroyltriglutamate--homocysteine S-methyltransferase, with amino-acid sequence MTPQAFTATVVGSPRIGPKRELKRATEGYWAGRTGRAELEKVAATLRRDTWAGLAAAGLDSVPVNTFSYYDQMLDTAVMLDALPERARQVSDDLDRYFAAARGNSDVAPLEMTKWFDTNYHYIVPEIAPTTKFALNPDKVLSDLKEALAQGIPARPVVIGPITFLLLSKGVDGAGAPIERLEELVPIYAELLSLLADNGAQWVQLDEPALVTDMCADAPALAEAVYNKLGSASNRPAIYVATYFGDPGASLAGLARTPVEAIGVDLVYGPDTAVAAVPELAGKTVVAGVVDGRNVWRTDLAAALDKLTTLLGSAARVAVSTSCSTLHVPYSLEPETDLDDALRSWLAFGREKVAEVVTLARALRDGREAVADEIAASNAAVASRKSDPRLHNDRVRARIDSIVASGSHRGDPAQRRASQDARLHLPPLPTTTIGSYPQTSAIRKARAALRSGEIDQAEYERRMKKEIADVITLQEQLGLDVLVHGEPERNDMVQYFAEQLEGFFATQNGWVQSYGSRCVRPPILYGDVVRTHPMTVEWITYAQSLTDKPVKGMLTGPVTILAWSFVRDDQPLADTANQVALAIRDETVDLQAAGIAVIQVDEPALRELLPLRRADQEEYLRWAVGAFRLATSGVADSTQIHTHLCYSEFGEVIGAIADLDADVTSLEAARSHMEVLDDLNAVGFSNSVGPGVYDIHSPRVPSTAEIAESLRAALRAVPAERLWVNPDCGLKTRNPDEVSASLKNMVAAAHEVRAGV; translated from the coding sequence GTGACCCCTCAAGCATTCACCGCAACGGTTGTCGGATCGCCGCGCATCGGCCCGAAGCGCGAACTCAAGCGCGCCACCGAGGGCTACTGGGCCGGCCGCACCGGTCGCGCCGAGCTCGAAAAGGTGGCCGCGACGCTGCGCCGCGACACCTGGGCGGGCCTGGCGGCCGCCGGCCTGGACTCGGTGCCGGTGAACACCTTCTCCTATTACGACCAGATGCTCGACACCGCGGTGATGCTCGACGCGCTGCCGGAGCGGGCCCGGCAGGTGTCCGACGACCTGGATCGCTACTTCGCCGCCGCCCGCGGCAACTCCGACGTCGCACCGCTGGAGATGACCAAGTGGTTCGACACCAACTACCACTACATCGTCCCCGAGATCGCGCCCACCACCAAGTTCGCGCTGAACCCCGACAAGGTGCTTTCGGATCTGAAAGAAGCTCTGGCACAAGGTATTCCGGCCCGGCCTGTGGTCATCGGGCCGATCACCTTCCTGCTGCTCAGCAAGGGCGTCGACGGGGCGGGCGCCCCCATCGAGCGGCTCGAGGAGTTGGTGCCGATCTACGCCGAGCTGCTGTCGCTGCTCGCCGACAACGGGGCGCAGTGGGTGCAGCTCGACGAGCCGGCGCTGGTGACCGACATGTGCGCCGACGCGCCCGCCCTGGCCGAGGCGGTCTACAACAAGCTGGGCTCGGCGAGCAACCGGCCGGCCATCTACGTCGCCACCTACTTCGGTGACCCGGGGGCGTCGCTGGCCGGGCTGGCCCGCACGCCTGTCGAGGCGATCGGCGTCGACCTGGTGTACGGCCCCGACACCGCCGTCGCCGCCGTGCCCGAGCTGGCCGGCAAAACCGTGGTGGCCGGCGTGGTCGACGGCCGCAACGTGTGGCGCACCGACCTGGCGGCGGCGCTGGACAAGCTGACCACGCTGCTGGGTTCGGCAGCGCGCGTTGCGGTTTCGACGTCGTGCTCCACGCTGCACGTGCCCTACTCGCTGGAGCCGGAGACCGACCTGGACGACGCGCTGCGCAGCTGGCTGGCGTTCGGGCGGGAGAAGGTCGCCGAGGTGGTGACGCTGGCGCGTGCCCTGCGCGACGGGCGCGAGGCCGTCGCCGACGAGATCGCGGCGTCCAACGCGGCCGTCGCCTCCCGCAAGAGCGACCCCCGCCTGCACAACGACCGCGTCCGGGCCCGCATCGACTCGATCGTCGCGTCGGGTTCGCACCGCGGCGACCCGGCCCAGCGCCGCGCCAGCCAGGACGCCCGGCTGCACCTGCCCCCGCTGCCCACCACGACCATCGGCTCCTACCCGCAGACCTCGGCAATCCGCAAGGCGCGTGCGGCATTACGGTCCGGCGAGATCGACCAGGCCGAGTACGAGAGGCGGATGAAAAAGGAGATCGCCGACGTCATCACGTTGCAGGAGCAGCTCGGCCTCGACGTGTTGGTGCACGGCGAGCCGGAGCGCAACGACATGGTGCAGTACTTCGCCGAGCAGTTGGAGGGCTTCTTCGCCACGCAGAACGGCTGGGTGCAGTCCTACGGCAGCCGCTGCGTGCGGCCGCCGATCCTGTACGGCGATGTGGTGCGCACCCACCCGATGACCGTCGAGTGGATCACCTACGCGCAGTCGCTGACCGACAAGCCGGTGAAGGGCATGCTCACCGGGCCGGTGACGATCCTGGCGTGGTCGTTCGTCCGCGACGACCAGCCGCTGGCCGACACCGCCAACCAGGTGGCTCTGGCCATCCGCGACGAGACGGTGGACCTGCAGGCGGCGGGCATCGCGGTCATCCAGGTCGACGAGCCGGCGCTGCGCGAGCTGTTGCCGCTGCGCCGGGCCGATCAGGAGGAGTATTTGCGTTGGGCCGTAGGCGCTTTCCGGCTGGCCACCTCCGGGGTCGCCGACTCGACCCAGATCCACACCCATCTGTGCTACTCGGAGTTCGGTGAGGTGATCGGGGCGATCGCCGACCTGGACGCCGACGTGACCTCCCTGGAGGCCGCCCGCTCGCACATGGAGGTGCTCGACGACCTGAACGCGGTCGGCTTCTCCAACAGCGTCGGGCCGGGTGTCTACGACATCCACTCGCCGCGGGTGCCGAGCACCGCCGAGATCGCCGAGTCGTTGCGCGCGGCGCTGCGGGCGGTGCCGGCCGAACGGTTGTGGGTCAACCCCGACTGCGGGCTCAAGACCCGCAACCCCGACGAGGTGAGCGCGTCGCTGAAGAACATGGTCGCCGCGGCCCACGAGGTTCGGGCCGGGGTCTGA
- a CDS encoding acyl-CoA dehydrogenase family protein, translated as MDFCYPAEVERFRTELRDWLSDNLTDELVKARRAGGRDDAAFEMLRAWNQTMADAGWAAVSWPREYGGRGATVLEQLVYTEETTRARAPLPLNVIGLNNIAPAIMQYGTEAQKQRLLPRMMRADDIWCQGMSEPDAGSDLAALRTRAVRDGDDFVVTGQKIWTSLGHRADWCQLYVRTDPDAPNHKGISCLIVDMTLPGIEARPLVTLGGDADFAEVFFHDVRVPADALLGPLNAGWQVATTTLSHERAGAARLYAEMQVRLEELVDDLAAAGTGALDDPVTLRRLGELAVRIKYLEVLCQRSISATLHGGSELVALGSASLAKTVWGEIGQDLAALAFDVLGSRDDGRAWANYRLTSRSLTIAGGTTQINKNITAQRVLGLPRK; from the coding sequence ATGGATTTCTGCTATCCCGCGGAAGTGGAACGGTTCCGCACCGAGCTGCGTGACTGGCTGTCGGACAACCTGACCGACGAGCTGGTGAAAGCACGCCGCGCCGGCGGCCGTGACGACGCCGCGTTCGAGATGCTGCGGGCGTGGAACCAGACGATGGCCGACGCGGGATGGGCCGCGGTGTCCTGGCCGCGCGAATACGGTGGCCGCGGCGCGACGGTGCTCGAGCAGCTGGTCTACACCGAGGAGACCACCCGGGCGCGAGCTCCCTTGCCGCTCAACGTCATTGGCTTGAACAACATCGCGCCGGCAATCATGCAGTACGGCACCGAGGCGCAGAAGCAGCGGCTGCTGCCGCGCATGATGCGCGCCGACGACATCTGGTGCCAGGGCATGTCGGAACCCGATGCCGGGTCCGACCTCGCGGCGCTGCGCACCCGTGCGGTGCGCGACGGTGACGACTTCGTGGTCACCGGGCAGAAGATCTGGACCTCGCTGGGCCACCGCGCCGACTGGTGCCAGCTTTATGTGCGCACCGATCCGGATGCGCCCAACCACAAGGGGATCTCGTGCCTGATCGTCGACATGACGCTGCCCGGCATCGAGGCCCGTCCGCTGGTCACGCTGGGCGGCGACGCCGATTTCGCCGAGGTCTTCTTTCACGACGTGCGGGTGCCGGCGGACGCGTTGCTCGGCCCGCTCAATGCGGGCTGGCAGGTGGCCACCACCACGCTGAGCCACGAGCGGGCCGGGGCCGCCCGGTTGTACGCGGAGATGCAGGTGCGGCTGGAAGAGCTGGTGGACGATCTGGCCGCCGCCGGCACCGGCGCGCTGGACGACCCGGTCACGCTGCGGCGCCTCGGCGAACTCGCGGTGCGGATCAAATATCTGGAAGTGCTGTGCCAGCGGTCGATTTCGGCCACCCTGCACGGCGGGTCGGAACTGGTGGCGCTGGGGTCGGCCAGCCTGGCCAAAACGGTGTGGGGCGAGATCGGGCAGGACCTGGCCGCGCTGGCCTTCGACGTGCTGGGCTCCCGCGACGACGGGCGGGCGTGGGCGAACTACCGGCTGACGTCGCGCTCGCTGACCATCGCGGGCGGCACCACGCAGATCAACAAGAACATCACCGCCCAACGGGTGTTGGGGTTGCCGCGCAAATGA
- a CDS encoding acyl-CoA dehydrogenase family protein, giving the protein MNLELTDEQVALRDTTRRFLAEKAPIAHHVRRLLDDPTGIEPAVWRGLADLGCTGLLVPEQHGGAGMTMVEAGIVAEELGAALYPGPWLSTAVAAPRALIRLCAGGDTAAGLLRGIADGTTHVAVCFLDTPPMAATREGETTVLHGQARAVPDAAAADVLLALAEDAGDTALFGVNTGSAGVAVRPEHHIDPTHKQSRVTFDAAPARRLATASADDVAAVVDDVLIAACADALGAARAVMDLAVEYAKTRTQFGQPIGSFQAVQHLCVDMYETVELARSGVIHALWVSDAPDGDERHLAALRAKAFAGRLAGVADTAIQVFGGIGYTWEHDAHLYLKRLLGYSAFLGGPDRYLTEVGARLAKRGSP; this is encoded by the coding sequence ATGAACCTCGAACTCACCGACGAACAGGTGGCGCTGCGCGACACCACGCGGCGCTTCCTCGCCGAGAAGGCCCCGATCGCACACCACGTGCGCCGGCTGCTCGACGACCCGACCGGGATCGAGCCGGCGGTATGGCGCGGCCTGGCCGACCTGGGCTGCACCGGGCTGCTGGTGCCCGAACAACACGGCGGGGCGGGCATGACGATGGTCGAGGCCGGGATCGTGGCCGAAGAGCTTGGCGCCGCGCTGTATCCGGGTCCGTGGTTGTCGACGGCGGTGGCCGCCCCGCGGGCACTGATCCGGCTGTGCGCCGGCGGCGACACCGCCGCCGGGCTGCTGCGCGGCATCGCCGACGGGACCACCCACGTCGCCGTCTGCTTCCTGGACACCCCGCCCATGGCCGCCACCCGAGAGGGCGAGACCACGGTGCTGCACGGGCAGGCCCGCGCCGTGCCCGATGCCGCGGCCGCCGACGTCCTGCTGGCTCTGGCCGAAGATGCCGGGGACACAGCGCTTTTCGGGGTGAACACCGGATCGGCCGGGGTTGCGGTCAGGCCCGAACACCACATCGACCCGACCCACAAACAGTCGCGGGTCACCTTCGACGCGGCCCCCGCGCGGCGGCTGGCGACGGCGTCGGCGGACGACGTGGCGGCGGTGGTCGACGACGTGCTGATCGCCGCGTGCGCCGACGCGCTCGGCGCCGCCCGCGCCGTCATGGACCTCGCCGTCGAATATGCCAAGACCCGAACGCAATTCGGTCAGCCGATCGGGTCGTTCCAGGCCGTCCAGCATCTGTGCGTGGACATGTACGAGACCGTCGAGTTGGCCCGCAGCGGGGTGATCCACGCCCTGTGGGTTAGCGACGCGCCCGACGGCGATGAGCGGCATCTGGCCGCGCTGCGGGCGAAGGCGTTCGCCGGGCGACTGGCCGGCGTGGCCGACACCGCTATCCAGGTCTTCGGCGGCATCGGCTACACCTGGGAGCACGACGCCCACCTCTATCTCAAGCGGTTGCTGGGCTACAGCGCGTTTCTCGGCGGACCCGACCGCTACCTCACCGAAGTCGGTGCGCGCCTTGCCAAGAGAGGCAGTCCGTGA
- a CDS encoding nitroreductase family protein, protein MNVEYLLTATPSARKSLDLDAPVEPGDIRECLRIGLQAANGSNAQSWRWLVVSDPALRARIAELYRDAYLRRVGGRLLAGLMPAGTPESRIMSSTEWLVENLARVPMLVIPCYEPYLPRIDGDESFHLATLYGSIFPPVWNFQLALHTRGYGTCITTLHLHHEDQVAQLLGIPPTYVQGCLLPVGRLRAGRTFRPARRRPIQEVIACDRWDGPPL, encoded by the coding sequence ATGAATGTCGAGTACCTGCTCACCGCCACGCCGTCGGCGCGCAAGTCGCTGGACCTGGACGCCCCGGTCGAACCCGGCGACATCCGCGAGTGCCTGCGCATCGGCCTGCAGGCCGCGAACGGGTCGAACGCGCAGTCGTGGCGCTGGCTGGTGGTCAGCGATCCGGCGCTGCGCGCCCGGATCGCCGAGCTGTATCGCGACGCCTATCTGCGGCGGGTCGGCGGACGGTTGCTCGCCGGCCTGATGCCCGCCGGAACACCCGAGAGCCGCATCATGTCGTCGACCGAGTGGCTGGTCGAGAACCTGGCCAGGGTGCCCATGCTGGTAATCCCTTGCTACGAGCCTTACTTGCCGCGCATCGACGGCGACGAATCCTTCCACCTGGCCACGCTGTACGGCTCGATCTTCCCGCCGGTGTGGAACTTTCAGCTGGCCCTGCACACCCGGGGATACGGGACGTGCATCACCACGCTGCATCTGCATCACGAAGATCAAGTCGCACAGCTGCTCGGCATTCCGCCGACCTACGTCCAGGGCTGTCTGCTGCCGGTGGGCCGGCTGCGGGCCGGGCGCACCTTCCGGCCCGCGCGGCGGCGGCCGATCCAGGAAGTGATCGCCTGCGACCGTTGGGACGGGCCGCCGCTCTAG
- a CDS encoding DUF3556 domain-containing protein, with protein MGFLKPELPQLDMAEWSKGTRSDKIRPMAKHWAEVGFGTPVALHLFYVVKILLYILGGWLFASATRGLGGFTHVASWWSEPIVFEKVVLYTMLFEVIGLGCGFGPLNNRFFPPMGSILYWMRFGTIRLPPWPDRVPFTAGTKRKPVDVALYALFLLLTLAALFADGTGPVPELGTTIGLLPAWKIVLILLVLAVLGLRDKVIFLAARGEVYASMAVTFLFGAPDMIVGSKVVFLVIWMGAATSKLNKHFPFVISTMMSNNPLVRPRWLKRRFFEKFPDDLRPGRLSRWIAHLSTAIEMLVPLPLFFCHGGWPVTVAAVVMVCFHLGILVSIPMGVPLEWNVLMIFGVLSLFVAHTGIGLGDLRYPVVVAVLFVVIAGIVVLGNMFPRKISFLPGMRYYAGNWDTTLWCIKPSASEKISRGIVAIASMPQAQLERFYGSPEAAQIPLYMGYAFRGFNTHGRALFTLAHRAMAGQNEDDYVITDGERICSTAIGWNFGDGHMHNEQLIAALQERCHFEPGEVRVVLLDAQPIHKQTQAYRLVDAATGEFERGIVRVADMVVRQPWDDDVPVQVVSDDAPSVTPA; from the coding sequence ATGGGATTTCTGAAGCCCGAGCTGCCGCAGCTCGACATGGCCGAATGGAGCAAGGGCACCCGTAGCGACAAGATCCGCCCGATGGCCAAGCACTGGGCCGAGGTGGGCTTCGGCACCCCGGTCGCCCTGCACCTGTTCTACGTCGTCAAAATCCTGCTCTACATCCTGGGCGGGTGGCTGTTCGCCTCGGCCACCCGGGGTCTCGGCGGCTTCACCCACGTCGCGTCGTGGTGGTCGGAGCCGATCGTCTTCGAAAAGGTCGTGCTCTACACGATGCTGTTCGAGGTGATCGGGCTGGGCTGCGGCTTCGGCCCGCTGAACAACCGCTTCTTCCCGCCGATGGGCTCGATTCTGTACTGGATGCGCTTCGGCACCATCCGGCTGCCACCGTGGCCGGACCGGGTCCCGTTCACCGCCGGCACCAAACGCAAGCCGGTCGACGTCGCGCTGTATGCGCTGTTTCTGCTGCTGACGCTGGCCGCGCTGTTCGCCGACGGCACCGGGCCCGTGCCCGAGCTGGGCACCACGATCGGCCTGCTGCCCGCCTGGAAGATCGTGCTGATCCTGCTGGTGCTGGCGGTGCTGGGGCTGCGCGACAAGGTGATCTTCCTGGCCGCCCGCGGCGAGGTCTACGCCAGCATGGCGGTGACGTTCCTGTTCGGGGCGCCCGACATGATCGTCGGGTCCAAGGTGGTCTTCCTGGTGATCTGGATGGGCGCGGCGACATCCAAACTCAACAAACACTTTCCGTTCGTGATCTCCACGATGATGTCCAACAACCCGCTGGTGCGCCCGCGCTGGCTGAAGCGGAGGTTCTTCGAGAAGTTCCCCGACGATCTGCGGCCCGGCCGGCTGTCACGCTGGATCGCGCATCTGAGCACCGCGATCGAGATGCTGGTGCCGCTGCCGCTGTTCTTCTGTCACGGCGGCTGGCCGGTCACCGTGGCCGCGGTGGTGATGGTGTGCTTCCACCTGGGGATCCTGGTCTCGATTCCGATGGGCGTGCCGCTGGAATGGAACGTGCTCATGATCTTCGGGGTGCTGTCGTTGTTTGTGGCGCACACCGGGATCGGGCTCGGCGACCTTCGGTACCCCGTGGTGGTGGCCGTCCTGTTCGTCGTCATTGCGGGAATCGTGGTGTTGGGCAACATGTTTCCGCGCAAGATCTCGTTTCTGCCCGGGATGCGCTACTACGCCGGCAACTGGGACACCACGCTGTGGTGTATCAAACCGTCGGCCAGCGAGAAGATCAGCCGCGGCATCGTCGCCATCGCCAGCATGCCCCAGGCCCAGCTGGAGCGGTTCTACGGCAGCCCGGAGGCGGCGCAGATTCCGCTCTACATGGGATATGCGTTCCGCGGCTTCAACACTCACGGCCGGGCGCTGTTCACGCTGGCGCACCGGGCGATGGCGGGCCAGAACGAGGACGACTACGTCATCACCGACGGCGAGCGGATCTGCAGCACCGCCATCGGCTGGAACTTCGGCGACGGCCACATGCACAACGAGCAGCTGATCGCCGCGCTGCAGGAGCGCTGCCACTTCGAGCCGGGCGAGGTGCGGGTGGTGCTGCTCGACGCGCAGCCCATTCACAAGCAGACGCAGGCCTACCGGCTGGTCGACGCGGCCACCGGTGAGTTCGAGCGCGGCATCGTGCGGGTCGCCGACATGGTCGTGCGGCAACCCTGGGACGACGACGTCCCCGTGCAGGTGGTGTCGGACGACGCGCCGAGCGTCACGCCAGCGTGA
- a CDS encoding TetR/AcrR family transcriptional regulator produces the protein MAKAESLRTGSTADSPTRRAEILATAASLIASSGLRTSLQEIADAAGILPGSLYHHFESKEAILVELIRRYQDDLERIGRTAQARLDEPDSRPVPEQIIELGSAIANCAVEHRAALQMSFYEGPGTDPELTKLTRQRPVAIQEAMLQTLRAGRWSGYIKPDIDLPTLADRICQTMLQVGLDVMRHTASADQVAELLCRIILQGLASRPPSDAALDRSKAFVAANEVIETWSDDSDADPGDKAALVRAVARAEFGRRGYEVTTIRDIAAAAGLGTGTVYRVIGSKDELLDSIMRSFGKKVEAGWVSVLRSDATPTEKLDALSWVNVNALDQFSDEFRIQLAWMRLSPPTANPGWSYATRLRQMKSLLSEGLRTGEIAIAAPSTAMLARCLIALQWIPENILAEIGKRPALLHVRDTVLRGVAVRGAAVDN, from the coding sequence ATGGCGAAAGCCGAGTCGCTCCGAACCGGCAGCACCGCCGATTCCCCGACGCGCCGGGCCGAGATCCTGGCCACCGCCGCGTCCCTGATCGCGTCCTCGGGCCTGCGAACGTCGTTGCAGGAGATCGCCGATGCCGCCGGCATCCTTCCCGGCAGCCTCTATCACCACTTCGAGTCCAAAGAGGCCATCCTCGTCGAGCTGATCCGCCGCTACCAAGACGATCTGGAGCGGATCGGCCGGACCGCCCAGGCCAGGTTGGACGAACCCGACTCGCGTCCGGTCCCGGAGCAGATCATCGAGCTCGGCTCGGCGATCGCCAACTGCGCCGTCGAGCACCGCGCCGCCCTGCAGATGTCGTTCTACGAGGGGCCGGGCACCGACCCGGAGCTGACCAAGCTGACCCGGCAGCGGCCGGTGGCCATCCAGGAGGCGATGCTGCAGACGCTGCGCGCCGGCCGGTGGAGCGGCTACATCAAACCCGACATCGACCTGCCCACGCTGGCCGACCGCATCTGCCAAACCATGCTGCAGGTCGGTCTCGACGTCATGCGGCACACCGCATCCGCCGACCAGGTCGCCGAACTGCTGTGCCGAATCATCTTGCAGGGCTTGGCAAGCCGGCCGCCCAGCGACGCCGCGCTGGACCGGTCGAAGGCCTTCGTCGCCGCCAACGAGGTGATCGAAACCTGGTCCGACGACAGCGACGCCGATCCCGGTGACAAAGCGGCGCTGGTGCGCGCGGTGGCACGCGCCGAATTCGGCCGCCGCGGTTATGAAGTCACCACCATCAGGGACATCGCGGCGGCGGCCGGCCTGGGCACCGGAACGGTGTATCGGGTGATCGGGTCCAAGGACGAGCTGCTGGACTCGATCATGCGCTCCTTCGGCAAGAAGGTGGAGGCGGGATGGGTCAGCGTGCTGCGCTCCGACGCCACACCCACCGAGAAGCTGGACGCGTTGAGCTGGGTCAACGTCAACGCGCTGGACCAGTTCTCCGACGAATTCCGGATCCAGCTCGCCTGGATGCGGCTCTCTCCCCCGACGGCCAACCCGGGCTGGTCCTACGCCACCCGCCTGCGGCAGATGAAATCGCTGCTCTCCGAAGGGCTCCGGACGGGTGAGATCGCCATCGCCGCGCCGTCCACCGCGATGCTGGCGCGCTGCCTGATCGCCCTGCAGTGGATACCGGAGAACATCCTCGCCGAGATCGGCAAACGCCCAGCTCTGCTGCATGTCCGCGACACCGTTTTGCGTGGCGTGGCGGTCCGCGGCGCCGCCGTCGACAACTAG
- a CDS encoding SDR family oxidoreductase, with protein MARGVIVGGHGKVALQLSAILTQRGDAVTSLFRNPDHADDVAATGAKPVVADIERLDTDALAGLLAGHDAVVFSAGAGGGNPARTYAVDRDAAIRVVDAAARSGVKRFVMVSYFGAGPDHGVPQDDPFFPYAESKAAADAHLRASDLDWTILGPGRLTLDPPTGRIAVGRGKGEVSRADVASVAAAALADDSTIRRTIDFNNGDVPIAVALAG; from the coding sequence ATGGCACGAGGCGTGATCGTCGGCGGCCACGGCAAGGTCGCGTTGCAGCTGTCCGCCATCCTGACGCAGCGCGGCGACGCGGTGACTTCGCTGTTCCGCAATCCCGATCACGCCGACGACGTCGCCGCCACCGGCGCCAAGCCGGTGGTGGCCGACATCGAGAGGCTGGACACCGACGCGCTGGCCGGCCTGCTGGCCGGGCACGACGCCGTGGTCTTCTCCGCGGGGGCCGGCGGCGGCAACCCGGCCCGCACGTATGCCGTCGACCGCGACGCGGCGATCCGGGTGGTCGACGCCGCCGCCCGGTCGGGAGTGAAACGGTTCGTGATGGTGTCCTACTTTGGCGCCGGCCCCGATCATGGTGTGCCCCAAGACGATCCGTTCTTTCCCTACGCGGAGTCCAAGGCCGCGGCCGACGCCCACCTGCGGGCCAGCGACCTGGACTGGACGATCCTGGGGCCGGGCCGGCTCACCCTGGACCCGCCCACCGGCCGCATCGCCGTCGGGCGCGGCAAGGGCGAGGTCTCGCGCGCCGACGTCGCAAGCGTCGCCGCCGCCGCCCTCGCCGACGACTCGACGATCCGGCGCACCATCGACTTCAACAACGGTGACGTGCCGATCGCCGTCGCACTGGCCGGCTGA